The genomic window TCGTGCCAGGCATGCTCACGAAGCCTGATGGCACTCTTGACACCACCCCAGCATACTGCGGAGTTCTTTGGGTTCTATGATGGCTTTGCCGGCAAAGCGAGCGGCATTATCGGACCCTTGGTGTTCGGTGTCCTTTCGGAATTATTCGGGAGTCAGCGACCGGCGATCCTCGCGATAGCGGCTTTCTTTATCGCCGGATTCTTCCTGCTGAGCAGTGTACGGGAGCAGCGAGCGGATGGCGAGTTAGGTCAGATCAAATTTGAAACTACCTGACTTCCGTGCATGCTTTGGTCTTCGGCCATCCTACTTGCCAACGACGACCCTTAAGAATTTCCGTTTCCCGACTTTCAGTACAACGCCTTCAGTGTTGGGAGTAAAGCTCATCTTCACGTCCAATACTTTCTCGCCGTCGAGCGATACCCCCCCACCCTCAATTAAACGCCGTGCTTCGCTCTTGCTCGGAGCGAGTTTACGCTCCGCAATGAAGTCCGTAAGAAGAATGGACCTCTCTGAGAAGACATGGACTACCTCGATATCATCCGGTACTTCCTTCTTAACGAACATCGTCCGGAATTTGTCGTACGCAGCATTGGCGGCTTCATCGCCGTAGAATCCGCGGACGATCTCCTGTCCTAAGCGGACCTTCAAATCGCGCGGATTCGTATTCTTGTCCGCAAGTTGCTGCTTGATGACTACCAGATCCGGCACGCTTGTCGCGAGTTCAAAGTAGCGCGCGATCATCGTGTCCGGAATCGACATGGTCTTGCCGAACATCTCGTCGGGCGAGTCAGAAAAGTTGATCGAGTTACCATAGGACTTCGACATCTTGCGTTCGCCATCGGTACCTTCGAGTAGCGGCATCGTCAGCACAGACTGCGGTTCCATGCCGAAATGACGCTGCAATTCGCGGCCTACGAGCAGATTGAATTTCTGGTCAGTCCCGCCCAGTTCGACATCGGAATGGATCGCGACAGAGTCCATCCCTTGCGCGAGCGGGTAGAGGAATTCATGCAATGAGATCGGCAACTCGTCGTTGAACCGTTTGTGAAAATCCTCACGCTCGAGCATCTGGCTTACGGTGTAGCTTCCGGCAAGTTTGATGACATCCGTGAACGTCATCGGCGAGAGCCACGTCGAATTATACATCACTTTGAGGCGCGAGCCATCGAGAATGCGACTCACCTGCTCAACGTAAGTCTCGGCATTCTTCTTCACTTCGTCGGCACTTAACATTGGTCGTGTTTTTTGCCGGCCGGATGGATCGCCGATCATCGCAGTGAAATCGCCGATGATAAGGCACGCTTGATGTCCCAGATC from Bacteroidota bacterium includes these protein-coding regions:
- the tyrS gene encoding tyrosine--tRNA ligase is translated as MTFPTLNEQLDLIRRGTVDLISEEEFARKIERARATSKPLNIKLGADPSTPDLHIGHGVVLRKLRQFQDLGHQACLIIGDFTAMIGDPSGRQKTRPMLSADEVKKNAETYVEQVSRILDGSRLKVMYNSTWLSPMTFTDVIKLAGSYTVSQMLEREDFHKRFNDELPISLHEFLYPLAQGMDSVAIHSDVELGGTDQKFNLLVGRELQRHFGMEPQSVLTMPLLEGTDGERKMSKSYGNSINFSDSPDEMFGKTMSIPDTMIARYFELATSVPDLVVIKQQLADKNTNPRDLKVRLGQEIVRGFYGDEAANAAYDKFRTMFVKKEVPDDIEVVHVFSERSILLTDFIAERKLAPSKSEARRLIEGGGVSLDGEKVLDVKMSFTPNTEGVVLKVGKRKFLRVVVGK